In one window of Frigoriglobus tundricola DNA:
- the nuoH gene encoding NADH-quinone oxidoreductase subunit NuoH: protein MPEFWSAYLPYPLNLVAFGALAAGLVFGFIGLAAFLGIWAERKVSARMQDRLGPTRVGPFGLLQSLADGIKLIVKEDVAPAGADRFLFKLAPYLAFCASFCGFLALPFGLGLVAQELNVAVFFVLAVLSSEVFGIVLAGYASASKWSLFGGVREAAQVVSYEVPRAMCVVAPVCVAGTLNLNTIGAQQTGWFWTWNVFHDPFTFVAFFIFFITATASCKRAPFDLAEAESELVAGFHTEYSGIRWSYFFLAEYGSMFAASGLAALLFLGGWHTGLLPFEPAAEFGFWPGSVVNLAAFVGKCSALVLVMMWMRWSLPRLRIDQVMMTCLKYFLPISCVLLVGVCLWQLMVPAVVARAVSYALAFGSAGLMLIVFASLFRSQGTAFAPPGQLPGAWDGQPNVGLVKK from the coding sequence GTGCCCGAGTTCTGGTCCGCGTATTTACCGTACCCGTTGAACCTCGTCGCGTTCGGGGCGCTCGCGGCGGGTCTGGTGTTCGGGTTCATCGGCCTGGCCGCGTTCCTCGGCATCTGGGCCGAGCGGAAGGTGTCCGCGCGAATGCAGGACCGGCTCGGCCCCACCCGCGTCGGCCCGTTCGGGCTGCTGCAATCACTCGCGGACGGCATCAAACTGATCGTGAAGGAGGACGTCGCACCGGCCGGCGCGGACCGCTTCCTGTTCAAGCTCGCCCCGTACCTCGCGTTCTGCGCCAGCTTTTGCGGCTTCCTCGCGCTGCCGTTCGGCCTGGGCCTCGTCGCACAGGAACTGAACGTCGCCGTGTTCTTTGTCCTCGCTGTGCTGTCGAGTGAGGTGTTCGGGATCGTGCTGGCCGGGTACGCGTCCGCGAGCAAGTGGTCGCTGTTCGGCGGCGTGCGCGAGGCGGCGCAAGTGGTGAGTTACGAAGTCCCGCGGGCGATGTGTGTGGTCGCGCCCGTGTGCGTGGCCGGCACCTTGAACCTCAACACCATTGGTGCGCAACAAACGGGGTGGTTCTGGACGTGGAACGTGTTTCACGATCCGTTTACATTCGTTGCGTTCTTTATTTTCTTCATCACCGCGACCGCGAGTTGTAAGCGCGCCCCGTTCGACCTCGCGGAAGCCGAGAGCGAGTTGGTCGCGGGGTTCCACACCGAGTACAGCGGCATCCGCTGGTCGTACTTCTTCCTGGCGGAATACGGCAGCATGTTCGCCGCGAGCGGGCTGGCCGCCCTGCTCTTCCTCGGCGGATGGCACACGGGGCTCCTCCCGTTCGAGCCGGCGGCGGAGTTCGGCTTCTGGCCGGGCAGTGTGGTGAACCTCGCGGCCTTTGTCGGCAAATGTTCGGCGCTCGTGCTGGTGATGATGTGGATGCGCTGGAGCCTCCCGCGGCTCCGCATCGATCAGGTGATGATGACCTGCCTCAAATACTTCCTGCCGATCAGTTGCGTGCTGCTCGTGGGCGTGTGCCTGTGGCAACTGATGGTGCCTGCGGTGGTCGCTCGCGCCGTGAGCTACGCGCTCGCGTTCGGGTCCGCGGGGCTGATGCTCATTGTGTTCGCCAGCCTGTTCCGATCGCAAGGCACGGCGTTCGCGCCGCCCGGTCAACTGCCCGGCGCGTGGGACGGCCAACCAAACGTCGGGCTCGTAAAGAAATGA
- the scpB gene encoding SMC-Scp complex subunit ScpB — MNHLRQRYGSATVRPITQRPGNAPLPSALRRRAEPGESLSREPHARDGKLARVEAALFITDEPLTARRLADAAGLADSAEARALIDRLQQLYDADASAFQVEEIAGGYQLLTRPQYHPWLARLKRTGHELRLTPTTLETLAVVAYKQPIMRAEVEKVRGVACGEVIRQLMEKGLVRVAGRHDSLGRPQLYGTTRKFLQAFGLKSLADLPEVDSLRRPT; from the coding sequence ATGAACCACCTGCGTCAACGGTACGGTAGCGCCACCGTCCGCCCGATCACCCAGCGCCCCGGAAACGCTCCGCTCCCGAGCGCGCTGCGGCGGCGGGCGGAACCGGGCGAATCGCTCTCGCGCGAGCCGCACGCCCGCGACGGCAAACTCGCCCGCGTCGAGGCGGCCCTTTTCATCACGGACGAGCCGTTGACCGCCCGGAGGCTCGCGGACGCGGCCGGGCTCGCGGACAGCGCCGAGGCCCGTGCACTGATCGATCGGTTGCAACAGCTCTATGATGCGGACGCGTCCGCGTTTCAGGTGGAGGAGATCGCCGGCGGGTACCAACTCCTCACCCGGCCGCAGTACCACCCGTGGCTCGCCCGGCTCAAACGCACCGGCCACGAACTCCGGCTCACACCCACCACACTGGAGACGCTCGCTGTGGTCGCGTACAAACAGCCCATCATGCGCGCCGAAGTGGAAAAGGTGCGGGGCGTGGCGTGCGGCGAGGTGATCCGGCAGCTGATGGAAAAGGGGCTGGTCCGCGTCGCCGGGCGCCACGATTCGCTCGGCCGCCCGCAACTCTACGGGACGACCAGGAAGTTCCTCCAGGCGTTCGGACTCAAATCTCTTGCCGACCTTCCGGAGGTGGACTCGTTGCGCCGGCCGACGTGA
- a CDS encoding leucine-rich repeat domain-containing protein, which produces MQLKCTAPSNSEPFFEALAKLKTLRKLTLFPEIINGNPPAAAPAGLPKLSALTELTELKLRVPVNDASMTAIASIKTLTVVDLRTRGVTAAGIKSLAGLPKLASFGLSGDELPEPAVVEMKGLSTLKALRLSVGPLTEEGTKAIGTLSDLEEFHLMLRKGADKAAPDIAKLTKLRELDLSLSDLSDTGLKALVPLKELTELRIGFTKTTPAGQAAFQKALPKVKIITSASTGSDN; this is translated from the coding sequence GTGCAACTCAAATGCACCGCGCCGTCCAACTCAGAGCCGTTCTTTGAGGCGCTCGCGAAACTCAAGACGCTCCGCAAGCTCACCCTGTTTCCGGAAATCATAAACGGCAACCCGCCCGCAGCGGCCCCGGCGGGGTTGCCGAAGCTCTCGGCTCTGACGGAACTCACGGAACTGAAACTGCGCGTTCCGGTGAACGACGCAAGTATGACCGCCATCGCGTCGATCAAAACCCTGACGGTTGTCGATTTGAGGACGCGGGGCGTCACGGCCGCGGGCATCAAGTCGCTCGCGGGACTGCCCAAACTCGCCTCGTTTGGCCTGTCTGGCGATGAGTTACCGGAACCGGCAGTCGTGGAAATGAAGGGGCTGAGTACGCTCAAAGCGTTGCGACTCAGCGTCGGTCCGCTCACCGAAGAGGGAACGAAGGCGATCGGCACCCTGTCCGACCTGGAAGAGTTTCACCTGATGCTCCGGAAGGGCGCGGATAAGGCCGCGCCGGACATCGCGAAGCTGACCAAGCTCCGTGAACTCGATCTCAGTTTGTCGGACCTCTCCGATACCGGCCTGAAAGCGCTGGTTCCGTTGAAGGAGCTCACAGAACTGAGGATCGGCTTCACCAAAACGACTCCAGCCGGCCAGGCCGCGTTCCAGAAGGCGCTCCCGAAAGTGAAAATCATCACCAGCGCCTCCACCGGCTCTGATAACTGA